The Petropleomorpha daqingensis genome includes a window with the following:
- a CDS encoding FMN-binding protein — protein sequence MSTLTALVLLFGYHTSTSSTQAAAGGQSSAVAPVQGSTSSSDSSSSDSSSSGATSGTSTASSTVTGSVASTRWGPVQVELTVANGSITDVSVLQYPSGNGRDQQINARALPVLIQETLDAQNAKIDMVSGATVTSEGYLESLQSALDKAGLS from the coding sequence ATGAGCACGCTGACCGCGCTCGTGCTGCTGTTCGGCTACCACACGTCCACGTCGTCGACCCAGGCCGCCGCGGGCGGCCAGTCCTCGGCGGTCGCGCCGGTGCAGGGCAGCACGTCGTCCTCCGACTCGTCGTCCTCCGACTCGTCGTCGTCCGGTGCGACGTCCGGGACGTCGACGGCGTCGAGCACCGTCACCGGCTCGGTCGCTTCCACCCGCTGGGGTCCGGTCCAGGTCGAGCTGACCGTGGCGAACGGCTCGATCACCGACGTCTCGGTGCTCCAGTACCCGAGCGGCAACGGCAGGGACCAGCAGATCAACGCCCGCGCGCTGCCGGTGCTGATCCAGGAGACTCTGGACGCGCAGAACGCCAAGATCGACATGGTCAGCGGCGCGACGGTGACCAGCGAGGGCTACCTCGAGTCGCTGCAGAGCGCGCTGGACAAGGCGGGCCTGTCGTGA
- a CDS encoding amidohydrolase family protein: MIIDCHGHYTTAPAAHTAWREKQVAAWEAGTAPEPYPVISDDEIRETIEASQLRLMDERGIDVTVFSPRASAMAHHVGDAAVSLEWARRCNDLIHRVTTLFPERFIGVAQLPQSPGAPIEGSIAELRRCVEELGFVGVNLNPDPSGGHFTSPPLTDKTWYPFYEAMVELDVPAMVHVSSSATKVFHATGAYYINADTTAFMQLVQGNLFGDLPELRLVIPHGGGAVPYHWGRYRGLADMLEQPAVETNVMGNVYFDTCVYHQPGIDLLLDVIDTKNILFGSEMVGAVRGIDPRTGHHFDDTRRYVEASSLDDEARAAVFEGNVRRVYPRLDRILRSQGR, encoded by the coding sequence TTGATCATCGACTGCCATGGCCACTACACCACGGCGCCCGCCGCGCACACGGCCTGGCGGGAGAAGCAGGTGGCCGCGTGGGAGGCCGGGACCGCTCCCGAGCCGTATCCGGTGATCAGCGACGACGAGATCCGCGAGACGATCGAGGCCAGCCAGCTGCGGCTGATGGACGAGCGCGGCATCGACGTCACCGTCTTCTCCCCGCGCGCCTCGGCGATGGCCCACCACGTCGGCGACGCCGCGGTCAGCCTGGAGTGGGCGCGCCGCTGCAACGACCTCATCCACCGGGTGACCACGCTGTTCCCCGAGCGGTTCATCGGCGTGGCCCAGCTGCCGCAGTCGCCGGGCGCGCCCATCGAGGGCTCGATCGCCGAGCTGCGCCGCTGCGTCGAGGAGCTGGGCTTCGTCGGGGTCAACCTGAACCCCGACCCCAGCGGCGGCCACTTCACCTCGCCGCCGCTGACCGACAAGACCTGGTACCCCTTCTACGAGGCGATGGTCGAGCTCGACGTCCCGGCGATGGTGCACGTGTCGTCGTCGGCGACCAAGGTCTTCCACGCGACCGGCGCCTACTACATCAACGCCGACACGACCGCGTTCATGCAGCTGGTGCAGGGCAACCTGTTCGGCGACCTGCCCGAGCTGCGCCTGGTCATCCCGCACGGCGGGGGAGCGGTGCCCTACCACTGGGGCCGCTACCGGGGCCTGGCCGACATGCTCGAGCAGCCGGCGGTCGAGACCAACGTGATGGGCAACGTCTACTTCGACACCTGCGTCTACCACCAGCCCGGCATCGACCTGCTGCTCGACGTCATCGACACGAAGAACATCCTGTTCGGCTCGGAGATGGTCGGCGCCGTCCGCGGGATCGACCCGCGGACCGGTCACCACTTCGACGACACCCGCCGCTACGTCGAGGCGTCCTCCCTGGACGACGAGGCGCGCGCCGCCGTCTTCGAGGGCAACGTCCGCCGGGTCTACCCGCGGCTGGACCGCATCCTGCGCAGCCAGGGCCGCTGA
- a CDS encoding FAD:protein FMN transferase produces the protein MNAVLPDTARYVEHVMGMPISLALRGRHTDDAAARAAWAEVMISLREVDRVFSTYRADSYVSLLNAGELELEDCPVEVAEVLALGDLARIGSGGAFDIRRPGPDGERVLDPSGVVKGWAVERAARVLADLADTDHCLSAGGDLTCLTVDPDGRPWRVGVEDPADPRRILAVVPVFSGAVATSGTAHRGQHLVDARTGLPPVGVASVTVIAGSLTWADIDATAAYAQGRDAARWLETRPGRSGLVVWDDGTTTTVEPVL, from the coding sequence GTGAACGCCGTCCTCCCCGACACCGCCCGCTACGTCGAGCACGTGATGGGCATGCCGATCAGCCTCGCGCTGCGCGGCCGGCACACCGACGACGCCGCGGCCCGCGCCGCCTGGGCGGAGGTGATGATCTCGCTGCGCGAGGTCGACCGGGTCTTCAGCACGTACCGGGCCGACTCCTACGTCTCCCTGCTCAACGCCGGCGAGCTGGAGCTGGAGGACTGCCCGGTCGAGGTGGCCGAGGTGCTGGCGCTGGGCGACCTCGCCCGCATCGGCTCGGGCGGCGCGTTCGACATCCGCCGTCCCGGCCCGGACGGCGAGCGGGTGCTCGACCCGAGCGGCGTGGTCAAGGGCTGGGCGGTCGAGCGCGCGGCGCGCGTGCTGGCCGACCTCGCCGACACCGACCACTGCCTGTCGGCCGGCGGCGACCTGACCTGCCTGACCGTCGACCCCGACGGCCGGCCGTGGCGGGTCGGCGTCGAGGACCCCGCCGATCCCCGGCGCATCCTCGCGGTCGTCCCGGTGTTCAGCGGCGCGGTCGCCACCTCCGGCACCGCGCACCGCGGGCAGCACCTCGTCGACGCCCGGACCGGCCTCCCGCCGGTCGGCGTCGCCTCGGTCACCGTGATCGCCGGGTCGCTGACCTGGGCCGACATCGACGCGACCGCCGCCTACGCGCAGGGTCGCGACGCGGCCCGCTGGCTGGAGACCCGGCCCGGCCGCTCCGGCCTCGTCGTGTGGGACGACGGGACGACGACCACCGTCGAACCGGTGCTCTGA
- a CDS encoding ferredoxin reductase family protein, whose protein sequence is MTTVAAPRSPALPRSAPDTTRARLDAAVRSGGLVALWASLLLVTYWWATGGGFQDLAGWATGLTSTGRLTGLLSADLVLVQVLLMARLPVLEHAFGQDRLARMHRLVGFTSFTLMVAHIGLITWGYAAGQLTRTPAELWDLTVNYPGMLLAVAGTACLVMVVVTSVKAARRKLRYESWHLLHLYAYLGVGLALPHQLWTGQDFVSSTGRQVFWWGLWIAAAGSVLVWRVALPLWRSARYGIRVTSVVPEGDGVLSVYMTARRGARMPVEAGQFLTFRFLAGSGWTRAHPYSLSAAPDGRSLRITVKLVGDGSAALRHLRAGTRVLVEGPYGRLSDRARTRRKVAFIGAGVGVTPLRALAEAMDYAPGDAVLLYRFTGSPLFARELQVLAAERGLDQVLLPGHRRSPGSWLGAGIGPADDLTALLHWVPDLAERDVYVCGPEAWAEDVRRTTEAAGLPADRFHVESFGW, encoded by the coding sequence GTGACCACCGTTGCCGCGCCGCGCTCGCCGGCCCTCCCGCGAAGCGCCCCCGACACGACCCGCGCCCGGCTCGACGCCGCCGTCCGCTCCGGCGGGCTCGTCGCGCTGTGGGCGAGCCTGCTGCTCGTCACCTACTGGTGGGCGACCGGCGGCGGTTTCCAGGACCTCGCCGGGTGGGCGACCGGCCTGACCTCGACCGGCCGGCTCACCGGCCTGCTGTCGGCCGACCTGGTGCTGGTGCAGGTGCTGCTCATGGCCCGGCTGCCGGTGCTCGAGCACGCCTTCGGGCAGGACCGGCTGGCCCGGATGCACCGGCTCGTCGGCTTCACCTCGTTCACCCTGATGGTCGCCCACATCGGCCTGATCACCTGGGGTTACGCCGCCGGCCAGCTGACCCGGACCCCGGCCGAGCTGTGGGACCTGACGGTGAACTACCCGGGCATGCTGCTGGCCGTCGCCGGCACCGCCTGCCTGGTCATGGTCGTCGTCACGAGCGTCAAGGCCGCCCGTCGGAAGCTGCGCTACGAGTCGTGGCACCTGCTGCACCTCTACGCCTACCTCGGCGTCGGCCTGGCCCTGCCGCACCAGCTGTGGACCGGCCAGGACTTCGTCTCCTCGACCGGGCGCCAGGTCTTCTGGTGGGGACTGTGGATCGCCGCCGCCGGCTCGGTGCTGGTCTGGCGGGTGGCGCTGCCGCTGTGGCGCAGCGCGCGGTACGGCATCCGGGTCACCTCGGTCGTGCCCGAGGGGGACGGCGTCCTGTCGGTGTACATGACCGCCCGCCGCGGCGCCCGCATGCCGGTCGAGGCCGGGCAGTTCCTCACCTTCCGGTTCCTGGCCGGCAGCGGCTGGACCCGCGCGCACCCGTACTCGCTGTCGGCGGCGCCGGACGGGCGCAGCCTGCGGATCACGGTCAAGCTCGTCGGCGACGGCAGCGCCGCGCTCCGCCACCTGCGCGCCGGCACCCGGGTGCTCGTCGAGGGGCCGTACGGACGGCTCTCCGACCGGGCCCGCACCCGCCGCAAGGTGGCGTTCATCGGCGCCGGCGTCGGCGTCACCCCGCTGCGCGCGCTCGCCGAGGCGATGGACTACGCACCCGGCGACGCCGTCCTGCTCTACCGGTTCACCGGCTCGCCGCTGTTCGCCCGCGAGCTCCAGGTGCTCGCCGCCGAGCGCGGGCTCGACCAGGTGCTGCTGCCCGGGCACCGGCGCTCGCCCGGCTCGTGGCTCGGCGCCGGCATCGGCCCCGCCGACGACCTGACCGCCCTCCTCCACTGGGTGCCCGACCTCGCCGAGCGCGACGTCTACGTGTGCGGCCCCGAGGCGTGGGCCGAGGACGTCCGCCGCACCACCGAGGCCGCAGGCCTGCCCGCAGACCGCTTCCACGTCGAGAGCTTTGGCTGGTAA
- a CDS encoding D-arabinono-1,4-lactone oxidase produces the protein MGEAGGTWAGTYTYRAATLHRPRSLPELQEIVAAAPRVRVLGSRHSFTDIADSAELVSLESLRTTEALPADVVVDRDAGTVSFGAGMKYGELAEVLNDEGVALANLASLPHISVAGAVATATHGSGVGNGNLATAVAAMELVTSDGQLRRLARGDADFPGAVVNLGALGAVTRLTLDVQPAYDVRQTVFEGLSWQALAWHFEEIVSAGYSVSVFTTLRDAVDQVWVKSRSHEAAPESLFDARPATVDRHPILGLDPTPCTPQLGRPGPWSDRLPHFRMGFTPSAGEEIQSEYLLPREHALAAVDAVRQRAERIAPLLQVCEIRTIAADDLWMSTAYGRDSVGVHFTWKREPAAVEEVLADLEPALARLGARPHWGKLFLAPAEQIAPLYERYGAFVDLVQRLDPRGAFRNDWFERHVLGPR, from the coding sequence GTGGGCGAGGCGGGCGGGACCTGGGCGGGCACGTACACGTACCGGGCGGCGACGCTGCACCGGCCGAGGTCGCTGCCCGAGCTGCAGGAGATCGTCGCCGCGGCGCCCCGCGTGCGCGTGCTCGGCTCGCGGCACTCGTTCACCGACATCGCCGACTCCGCCGAGCTCGTCAGCCTGGAGTCGCTGCGGACCACCGAGGCGCTGCCGGCCGACGTCGTCGTCGACCGGGACGCCGGCACCGTCTCCTTCGGCGCGGGGATGAAGTACGGCGAGCTGGCCGAGGTGCTCAACGACGAGGGGGTGGCGCTGGCCAATCTCGCCTCGCTGCCGCACATCTCGGTCGCCGGCGCCGTCGCCACCGCGACGCACGGCTCCGGCGTGGGCAACGGCAACCTGGCCACCGCGGTCGCGGCGATGGAGCTGGTCACCTCCGACGGGCAGCTGCGCCGGCTGGCCCGCGGGGACGCCGACTTCCCCGGCGCCGTCGTCAACCTGGGAGCGCTGGGCGCGGTGACCCGGCTGACCCTCGACGTCCAGCCCGCCTACGACGTGCGGCAGACGGTGTTCGAGGGGCTGTCCTGGCAGGCGCTGGCCTGGCACTTCGAGGAGATCGTGTCGGCCGGCTACAGCGTCAGCGTCTTCACCACCCTGCGCGACGCCGTCGACCAGGTGTGGGTGAAGTCCCGCTCGCACGAGGCCGCGCCCGAGTCGCTGTTCGACGCGCGGCCGGCCACCGTCGACCGGCACCCGATCCTCGGCCTGGACCCCACGCCGTGCACCCCGCAGCTGGGCCGGCCGGGGCCCTGGTCGGACCGGCTCCCGCACTTCCGCATGGGCTTCACCCCGAGCGCCGGGGAGGAGATCCAGTCGGAGTACCTGCTCCCCCGCGAGCACGCGCTCGCCGCCGTCGACGCCGTCCGGCAGCGCGCCGAGCGGATCGCGCCCCTCCTGCAGGTGTGCGAGATCCGCACGATCGCCGCCGACGACCTCTGGATGAGCACCGCCTACGGCCGCGACTCGGTCGGCGTCCACTTCACCTGGAAGCGCGAGCCGGCCGCGGTGGAGGAGGTGCTGGCCGACCTCGAGCCGGCGCTCGCGCGGCTGGGCGCTCGACCGCACTGGGGCAAGCTCTTCCTCGCCCCGGCCGAGCAGATCGCGCCGCTGTACGAGCGGTACGGCGCCTTCGTCGACCTGGTCCAGCGGCTGGACCCGCGCGGCGCCTTCCGCAACGACTGGTTCGAGCGACACGTCCTCGGGCCGCGCTGA
- a CDS encoding GntR family transcriptional regulator, with product MSEDLRAEETDPREGAAATRKAVAALRTALFNGDLAPGQRLVEAELAELYGVSRASVRAALIDLTADGLVERIPNRGARVRVVSVPEAVAITECRMVLEGLCAAKAAERATDEQIAVLTGLGEQMQDAVAGGDPMKYSALNRELHRLVREYSAQPVASNLLDRLNGQIVRHQFRLALRAGRPQVSLPEHLAIIDGVARRDPAAAEAAARAHLSSVITALLESDA from the coding sequence GTGAGCGAGGACCTGCGCGCGGAGGAGACCGACCCCCGCGAGGGCGCCGCGGCGACCCGCAAGGCCGTGGCGGCCCTGCGGACGGCGCTGTTCAACGGTGACCTGGCCCCCGGGCAGCGGCTGGTCGAGGCCGAGCTGGCCGAGCTGTACGGCGTCTCGCGGGCCAGCGTGCGCGCGGCGCTGATCGACCTGACCGCCGACGGCCTGGTCGAGCGGATCCCCAACCGCGGCGCCCGCGTGCGGGTGGTCTCGGTGCCCGAGGCCGTCGCGATCACCGAGTGCCGCATGGTCCTCGAGGGGCTGTGCGCGGCCAAGGCCGCCGAGCGGGCGACCGACGAGCAGATCGCCGTCCTCACCGGGCTGGGCGAGCAGATGCAGGACGCCGTCGCCGGCGGCGACCCGATGAAGTACTCGGCGCTCAACCGCGAGCTGCACCGCCTGGTGCGCGAGTACTCCGCGCAGCCGGTCGCCTCCAACCTGCTGGACCGGCTCAACGGCCAGATCGTGCGCCACCAGTTCCGGCTCGCGCTGCGCGCCGGTCGTCCGCAGGTCTCGCTGCCCGAGCACCTGGCGATCATCGACGGCGTCGCTCGCCGCGACCCGGCCGCGGCGGAGGCCGCCGCCCGGGCGCACCTGAGCAGCGTCATCACCGCGCTGCTCGAGTCGGACGCCTGA
- a CDS encoding 4-carboxy-4-hydroxy-2-oxoadipate aldolase/oxaloacetate decarboxylase, which translates to MRNVVVTDPPRADVGDAETLGGFGTATVHEALGRVGYLGPEFRPAWAGARIGGTAVTALCWPGDNLMIHVAVEQCRPGDVLVVATNSPSTDGLFGELFATALARRGVRGVVLGCGVRDVAELREMGFPAWSRAVSAQGSVKATAGAVNVPVVLGGQTIHPGDVVVADDDGVMVVPRADVPRALTASQARIDKEAASRAAFADGELGLDRYGLRDKLPEFGIEYVSYDKWVAE; encoded by the coding sequence ATGAGGAACGTCGTCGTCACCGATCCGCCGCGCGCCGACGTCGGCGACGCCGAGACCCTGGGCGGGTTCGGCACGGCCACGGTGCACGAGGCGCTGGGCCGGGTCGGCTACCTCGGCCCGGAGTTCCGCCCGGCGTGGGCCGGCGCGCGGATCGGCGGCACCGCCGTCACGGCGCTGTGCTGGCCGGGGGACAACCTGATGATCCACGTGGCCGTGGAGCAGTGCCGGCCCGGCGACGTCCTGGTCGTGGCGACCAACTCCCCGTCGACCGACGGGCTGTTCGGCGAGCTGTTCGCCACCGCGCTGGCCCGCCGCGGCGTGCGCGGCGTCGTGCTCGGGTGCGGCGTGCGCGACGTCGCCGAGCTGCGCGAGATGGGCTTCCCGGCCTGGTCGCGGGCGGTCAGCGCGCAGGGCTCGGTCAAGGCCACCGCCGGCGCGGTGAACGTGCCGGTCGTCCTCGGCGGGCAGACCATCCACCCCGGCGACGTGGTCGTGGCCGACGACGACGGCGTCATGGTCGTCCCGCGCGCCGACGTGCCGCGGGCGCTGACCGCCTCGCAGGCCCGCATCGACAAGGAGGCGGCCAGCCGCGCGGCCTTCGCCGACGGCGAGCTGGGCCTGGACCGCTACGGCCTCCGGGACAAGCTGCCGGAGTTCGGCATCGAGTACGTCTCCTACGACAAGTGGGTGGCCGAATGA
- a CDS encoding cytochrome d ubiquinol oxidase subunit II translates to MSTFAAVVLFVGVLVYAVLGGADFGAGFWDLTAGGAEAGRRPRHLVDESLAPVWEANHVWLIFVLVMLWTAFSPAFAAITTTLYVPLGLAALGIVMRGAGFAFRKVMVRTDQQRVTGAAFAASSVVTPFFLGTVAGGIASGRVPTAGHGDGVTSWVNPTSLLGGVLAVLACAFTAAVFLTAEARRRDEPGLETWFRRRALVAAVVTGVVALAGIAVLHADSPRLFDDLLGRGLPLVLLSALCGLASVVLLRRAAPRVLQGLAVTAVAAIIAGWGVAQYPFLLGTHLRITAAAAPTSTLWALTIVAVVALLLVVPSMGLLFVLAQRGRLESH, encoded by the coding sequence GTGAGCACCTTCGCGGCGGTCGTCCTCTTCGTCGGCGTGCTGGTCTACGCCGTGCTCGGCGGCGCCGACTTCGGCGCCGGCTTCTGGGACCTCACCGCCGGTGGCGCCGAGGCCGGCCGGCGGCCGCGGCACCTGGTCGACGAGTCGCTGGCGCCGGTGTGGGAGGCCAACCACGTCTGGCTGATCTTCGTGCTGGTCATGCTCTGGACGGCGTTCTCCCCGGCCTTCGCCGCGATCACGACGACCCTCTACGTCCCGCTCGGCCTCGCCGCCCTCGGCATCGTGATGCGTGGTGCGGGCTTCGCGTTCCGCAAGGTCATGGTGCGCACCGACCAGCAGCGGGTCACCGGCGCGGCCTTCGCCGCGTCGTCGGTGGTCACGCCGTTCTTCCTCGGCACCGTCGCCGGCGGCATCGCCTCGGGTCGCGTGCCCACCGCCGGCCACGGCGACGGCGTGACCAGCTGGGTGAACCCGACGTCGCTGCTGGGTGGTGTGCTCGCCGTGCTGGCGTGCGCCTTCACCGCGGCGGTGTTCCTCACCGCGGAGGCACGCCGCCGCGACGAGCCGGGGCTGGAGACCTGGTTCCGCCGGCGGGCCCTGGTCGCGGCGGTCGTCACCGGCGTCGTCGCGCTCGCCGGCATCGCCGTCCTGCACGCCGACTCACCGCGGCTGTTCGACGACCTGCTCGGCCGCGGCCTGCCGCTGGTGCTGCTCTCGGCACTGTGCGGACTGGCGTCGGTCGTGCTTCTCCGCCGCGCCGCGCCCCGCGTGCTGCAGGGGCTCGCCGTCACCGCCGTGGCCGCGATCATCGCCGGCTGGGGGGTCGCCCAGTACCCCTTCCTGCTCGGCACGCACCTGAGGATCACGGCCGCCGCCGCCCCGACGTCGACCCTCTGGGCGCTCACGATCGTGGCGGTGGTGGCGCTGCTGCTCGTGGTCCCCTCGATGGGCCTGCTGTTCGTGCTCGCGCAGCGCGGCCGGCTGGAGAGCCACTGA
- a CDS encoding GntR family transcriptional regulator translates to MEGTPDRSVAEERLRTAITDGDLAPGARLVEADLVELFGVSRGTVRLAIDALVAEGLVERIPNRGARVRVVTTEEAVAITEARMALESLIARKAAQRATDDDVDRLRAQVELMRGAVGAGDLLKYSALISQLHGQIRDLADQPVAKGLVDRLQAQLVRHQFRLSLRPGRPQVSLRGLTAIVDAIADRDPDRAEAAAAQHFRGVIAALSEPNPGGPA, encoded by the coding sequence ATGGAGGGCACTCCCGACCGGTCCGTGGCCGAGGAGCGGCTGCGCACCGCCATCACCGACGGCGACCTGGCCCCCGGCGCCCGCCTGGTCGAGGCCGACCTGGTCGAGCTGTTCGGGGTCAGCCGCGGCACCGTCCGGCTGGCCATCGACGCGCTCGTCGCGGAGGGCCTGGTCGAGCGGATCCCCAACCGGGGTGCCCGCGTCCGGGTCGTGACGACCGAGGAAGCCGTCGCGATCACCGAGGCGCGGATGGCGCTGGAGTCGCTGATCGCCCGCAAGGCGGCCCAGCGGGCGACCGACGACGACGTCGACCGGCTGCGCGCGCAGGTCGAGCTGATGCGCGGCGCGGTGGGGGCCGGCGACCTGCTCAAGTACTCGGCGCTCATCTCGCAGCTGCACGGCCAGATCCGCGACCTCGCCGACCAGCCGGTCGCCAAGGGGCTGGTCGACCGGCTGCAGGCCCAGCTCGTCCGCCACCAGTTCCGGCTCTCGCTGCGCCCCGGCCGGCCGCAGGTCAGCCTGCGCGGGCTCACCGCCATCGTCGACGCCATCGCCGACCGCGACCCCGACCGGGCCGAGGCCGCGGCCGCCCAGCACTTCCGCGGCGTCATCGCCGCGCTGTCCGAACCGAACCCCGGAGGTCCCGCATGA
- a CDS encoding 4-oxalomesaconate tautomerase: protein MTYDDTGVRCTMLRGGTSRGLYFEPQDLPADPAERDDLLLRLMGTPDPRQIDGLGGSTTLTSKVAVVSRSDDPEIDVDYLFLQLGVDQATVSDRQNCGNILAGVGPFAVERGLVPAGDGETSVRIRMVNSDSVAVATFPTPGGRVEYRGDVEIAGVPGTAAPVVLDFADTEGSATGALLPTGHVRDTVEGVEVTCVDNGMPVVLAMASSFGLTGYESHEELAADADLLARVDAFRRKAAELMGLGDVSAASVPKTVLLAPARDGGQVCTRSFIPVQPHTSIGVLGAVSVVTGMLVPGAVGHELTEDWPEGTSRVDVEHPTGHLLVDVEVDPSVTPPRVVRSGVVRTARKLFDGTAFPRA, encoded by the coding sequence ATGACCTACGACGACACCGGCGTCCGCTGCACGATGCTGCGCGGCGGGACGTCGCGCGGGCTGTACTTCGAGCCGCAGGACCTGCCCGCCGACCCGGCCGAGCGCGACGACCTGCTGCTGCGGCTGATGGGCACCCCCGACCCGCGGCAGATCGACGGCCTCGGCGGGTCCACGACGCTGACCAGCAAGGTCGCCGTCGTCTCGCGGTCCGACGACCCGGAGATCGACGTCGACTACCTGTTCCTGCAGCTCGGCGTCGATCAGGCGACGGTCAGCGACCGGCAGAACTGCGGCAACATCCTCGCCGGGGTCGGCCCGTTCGCCGTCGAACGCGGGCTGGTCCCGGCCGGGGACGGCGAGACGAGCGTGCGGATCCGGATGGTGAACTCCGACAGCGTCGCCGTCGCCACGTTCCCGACCCCCGGCGGCCGGGTGGAGTACCGCGGCGACGTGGAGATCGCCGGCGTCCCCGGCACCGCCGCGCCCGTCGTGCTCGACTTCGCCGACACCGAGGGCTCCGCGACCGGGGCCCTCCTGCCCACCGGGCACGTGCGCGACACCGTCGAGGGCGTCGAGGTCACCTGCGTCGACAACGGCATGCCGGTCGTGCTCGCGATGGCCTCGTCGTTCGGCCTGACCGGGTACGAGTCGCACGAGGAGCTCGCCGCCGACGCCGACCTGCTGGCGCGGGTCGACGCCTTCCGGCGCAAGGCCGCGGAGCTCATGGGGCTCGGCGACGTCTCGGCCGCCAGCGTGCCGAAGACGGTGCTGCTCGCGCCGGCCCGCGACGGCGGCCAGGTCTGCACCCGCTCCTTCATCCCCGTGCAGCCGCACACCTCGATCGGCGTCCTCGGCGCGGTCAGCGTGGTCACCGGCATGCTCGTCCCGGGCGCCGTCGGGCACGAGCTGACCGAGGACTGGCCCGAGGGCACCTCGCGGGTCGACGTCGAGCACCCCACCGGGCACCTGCTGGTGGACGTCGAGGTCGACCCCTCGGTCACGCCGCCGCGCGTCGTCCGCTCCGGCGTCGTCCGCACCGCCCGCAAGCTCTTCGACGGGACCGCCTTTCCCCGGGCCTGA
- the amaB gene encoding L-piperidine-6-carboxylate dehydrogenase, producing the protein MTLPAADELQSAAEKALGRCGVDLQAGEHDVVSPVNGRPLASLRWQDAGDVEAAVARAGEAFRTWRTVPAPVRGGLVRRFGELLREHKDDLATLVSLEVGKITSEARGEVQEMIDICEFAVGLSRQLYGRTISSERPGHRLMETWHPLGVVGVISAFNFPVAVWSWNTAIALVCGDPVVWKPSELAPLSALAAAALLDRAIAEQGAPEGLSQVLVGGPDVGEALVGSRGIALLSATGSTRMGRAVGPRVADRFGRSLLELGGNNAAVVTPSADLDLTTRGIVFSAAGTAGQRCTTMRRVIVHADVVDEVTERVAAAYGRLPIGSPVQEGTLVGPLIGGRAYDAMQAALEEARAQGGEVVVGGGRRFADEAPDAYYVEPAVVRMPAQTDVVRRETFAPILYVLPYRTLDEAIALNNDVPQGLSSSIFTGDQAEAERFLAADGSDCGIVNVNIGTSGAEIGGAFGGEKETGGGRESGSDAWKSYMRRATNTINYSGELPLAQGVTFTV; encoded by the coding sequence ATGACGCTGCCCGCCGCCGACGAGCTCCAGAGCGCGGCCGAGAAGGCCCTGGGCCGGTGCGGCGTCGACCTCCAGGCCGGCGAGCACGACGTCGTCTCGCCGGTGAACGGGCGGCCCCTGGCCTCCCTGCGCTGGCAGGACGCCGGGGACGTCGAGGCCGCCGTGGCCCGCGCCGGCGAGGCGTTCCGCACCTGGCGGACCGTGCCCGCCCCCGTCCGCGGCGGCCTGGTGCGCCGCTTCGGCGAGCTCTTGCGCGAGCACAAGGACGACCTCGCCACCCTGGTCAGCCTCGAGGTCGGCAAGATCACCTCCGAGGCCCGTGGCGAGGTCCAGGAGATGATCGACATCTGCGAGTTCGCCGTCGGGCTGTCACGGCAGCTCTACGGCCGCACGATCAGCTCCGAACGGCCCGGCCACCGGCTGATGGAGACCTGGCACCCGCTCGGCGTGGTCGGGGTGATCAGCGCGTTCAACTTCCCGGTCGCCGTGTGGTCGTGGAACACCGCGATCGCGCTGGTCTGCGGCGACCCCGTCGTCTGGAAGCCGTCGGAGCTCGCGCCGCTGTCGGCGCTGGCCGCCGCGGCGCTGCTGGACCGGGCCATCGCCGAGCAGGGCGCGCCCGAGGGGCTCAGCCAGGTGCTCGTCGGCGGCCCGGACGTCGGCGAGGCGCTGGTCGGCTCCCGCGGGATCGCGCTGCTGTCGGCCACCGGCTCGACGCGGATGGGCCGGGCGGTGGGCCCGCGGGTGGCCGACCGGTTCGGCCGCTCGCTGCTGGAGCTCGGTGGCAACAACGCCGCCGTCGTCACCCCGTCGGCCGACCTCGATCTCACCACTCGCGGGATCGTGTTCAGCGCCGCCGGGACGGCGGGGCAGCGGTGCACGACCATGCGCCGGGTGATCGTGCACGCCGACGTGGTCGACGAGGTCACCGAGCGGGTGGCCGCGGCGTACGGGCGGTTGCCGATCGGCTCGCCGGTGCAGGAGGGCACGCTGGTCGGCCCGCTCATCGGCGGCCGGGCGTACGACGCGATGCAGGCAGCGCTGGAGGAGGCCCGGGCGCAGGGCGGCGAGGTCGTGGTCGGCGGCGGACGGCGGTTCGCCGACGAGGCCCCCGACGCCTACTACGTGGAGCCCGCCGTCGTCCGGATGCCGGCGCAGACCGACGTCGTCCGGCGCGAGACGTTCGCACCGATCCTGTACGTGCTGCCCTACCGCACCCTCGACGAGGCGATCGCCCTGAACAACGACGTGCCGCAGGGTCTGTCGTCGAGCATCTTCACCGGCGACCAGGCCGAGGCCGAGCGGTTCCTCGCCGCCGACGGCTCCGACTGCGGCATCGTCAACGTCAACATCGGGACGTCGGGGGCGGAGATCGGCGGCGCCTTCGGCGGGGAGAAGGAGACCGGCGGCGGCCGGGAGTCCGGCTCGGACGCGTGGAAGAGCTACATGCGCCGCGCGACCAACACGATCAACTACTCCGGCGAGCTGCCGCTGGCGCAGGGCGTGACGTTCACCGTCTGA